The Chloroflexota bacterium genomic sequence CTCGAAGAGCGAGAGAACCTTCGCGAAGAGCCACGTCACCAGGATGCCGATGAGCGCCCCGCCGATGACGTCCAGCGGGAAGTGCATCCCGGCATAGACGCGGGCGAAGGCGAAGGCGAAGGCGAAGGCTCCCACGACGAGGCCCCATTTCTTGTTGTAGAGGAAGACGCCCGTGGCCATAGCGAAGCCGTAGGCGGCGGCGTTGCTGGGGAACGAGGGGTCGTGGGGGCGGTAGAAGAGGACGTGGACGTCCTCCAGGGCGATGAAGGGGCGCGCGCGATAGAAGTTCGAGTTGAAGATGCTCACGGCCAGGTTGGCGAAGCCCGCTCCGCCGTTGGCGATGATGAAGGTCCACTGCCAGCGCGTGCGCTCTTCCTGCGACCTCCCCGCGAACCAGAGCATCACCACCGCAAGGGCGATGACCACCGGCAGGAAAAAGTCGCTCACCACCAGGCGCATCACGCTGTCCAGCGCAGGCCAGCGCCCGGCGAGGCCGTTCAGCCATTCGAAGACGGCGCGGTCGGCGCTAACCATTGCCGCCCCGCTTCATGGAGCGGGCGCGCAGGAGGCCCGCCAGCGTGGTGTGACGCAGCGCTTCGATGCCCTCCACGCCTGCAGGCGGCGCGCCCGCCTTCCGCTGGGTCAGCGAGGCGATGCCCGCCGTCAGCAGAGCCGCCACGGCGACTCCGCCGAGGAAGAGGCCGAACTGCTCTGAGCCCTCCACGCCGCCCAGATCGCCGGGGATATTCGTATCGCCCGTCAGCACGAACCAGGCGAAGGCGCCCACGAGAAGCAGAGCGCCGATGAGATAGACGGCGCGGCGCTGGGGGATGATCCAGAGCCCGCGCAGGCCGCTGGAGGCCGCCGTGATCTGGAGCGCGCCGAGCGCCGCGATGACGACGAGCAGGAAGTAGTCAACGCCGAGGTTGATCATTGCGCGGGCGCCAAACAGGGAAGGGTAATAGTCCCCCTCTCTTTTGTTCTCTCCCGCCGAGGGGGAGAAGAGGAGTTGACGTCACTACGCCTCATGATGCACAGCCGGCGACCGCCCCCGCTACTCTTTTCCCGCGATGAAAGAGGAAGAAAAGGAGAGGGCGGCCCGTTCTTTAGCGGCGGTCGCCTGCACGGGCGGCTGCGGCCGCGCCGTTGGTCCTGGCGACGCCCTTGGCCGGCTTATCGTAGACCGGGTGGCACCAGTGCATGTACTTCTTGTTCTTGCCGCGCATGGCGTCGAAGTAGAGCGTCTGGAGGCGCTGGGTCACCGGGCCGATCTTGCCGTCGCCGATGGCGCGGTGATCTATCTTCGCCACAGGAGTCAGGTGCGCCGCCGTGCCGGTGAGGAAGACCTCGTCGGCCTGGTAGAGCTCGCTGCGGTCCACTTGCCGCTCGATGGTGTCCAGCCCAAGCTCCTGCTTGGCCAGCGTCATGATGCTTTCGCGGGTGATGCCGATGAGGATGTTATCGCCGGGAGCGGGCGTGATAATCTTGCCGTTCTTCACCAGGAAGATATTCTCGCCGCTGCCTTCGGAGACGTGGCCGTCCTGGTTCAGCATGATGGCCTCTTCGAAGCCGCTCTCCACGGCCTCCGTCTTGGCCAGCACGCTGTTCACGTAGGAACCGGTAATCTTAGCGCGGGCCGGGATGCTCAGGTCGTCTATGCGGCGCCAACTGGAGGTGCCGCAGTGGATGCCCTTGTTGGGGTCCAGGTAGTTGCCCAGGGGGAAGGCGAAGACCATGACGTCGTCTTCCAGCAGGTGCGCCTTCATATTGGCCACCACCTCGGCGCTCTTATAGGCCAGGGGGCGGATGTAGACGTCTTCCTTGTGGTTGCCGCGGCGGACCACCTCGGCGGCGATGTTCACCATCTCCTCCGCGGTGAAGCGCACCTTGATGCGGAGGATCTTGGCGCTGTTGATGAGGCGCTCCATGTGGTCGAGGGCGCGGAAGATGTAGACCTGGCCGTCATCCTCGTTCCAGTTGCCGCGGACGCCTTCGAAGCAGCCGGTGCCGTAGTGGAAGGCGTGGGTCAAGATGGACATCTTGGCCTCGGCTATGGGCAGGTACTTGTTCTTATAGAAAGCGTACATGGCTGCACCTGAAGCGTAGGATTGGGCAATTATACCCTAGCGGCATGGGCGGCTGCCATGCCGTTTCAGAGGGCAGCGTAGGCTGCATAGGAGGT encodes the following:
- a CDS encoding branched-chain amino acid transaminase, yielding MYAFYKNKYLPIAEAKMSILTHAFHYGTGCFEGVRGNWNEDDGQVYIFRALDHMERLINSAKILRIKVRFTAEEMVNIAAEVVRRGNHKEDVYIRPLAYKSAEVVANMKAHLLEDDVMVFAFPLGNYLDPNKGIHCGTSSWRRIDDLSIPARAKITGSYVNSVLAKTEAVESGFEEAIMLNQDGHVSEGSGENIFLVKNGKIITPAPGDNILIGITRESIMTLAKQELGLDTIERQVDRSELYQADEVFLTGTAAHLTPVAKIDHRAIGDGKIGPVTQRLQTLYFDAMRGKNKKYMHWCHPVYDKPAKGVARTNGAAAAARAGDRR
- a CDS encoding phosphatase PAP2 family protein, whose translation is MVSADRAVFEWLNGLAGRWPALDSVMRLVVSDFFLPVVIALAVVMLWFAGRSQEERTRWQWTFIIANGGAGFANLAVSIFNSNFYRARPFIALEDVHVLFYRPHDPSFPSNAAAYGFAMATGVFLYNKKWGLVVGAFAFAFAFARVYAGMHFPLDVIGGALIGILVTWLFAKVLSLFEPFILRALALLRRVPMA